The sequence TCAATAGCATTGATGCCAAAGCAACATGTGTAGCTGTCAGGGTGGATTTGGAAGCTTTTAAAATCCAGGTGGTGGACAACGGCTCTGGAATGGGGAGAGAGGACTTAAATGCAATGGGAAAGCGGTActtcaccagcaagtgcagCTCAGTGGGAGACTTGGAGAACCTGATGTTCTATGGCTTTAGAGGGGAGGCTGTAGCAAGCATAGCCAACATGGCCAGCATAGTGGAAGTTTCATCTAAGACCAGCAGGACAGCAAAAACATTTGTGAAACTATTTCACAATGGGCAAGCACTGGAAGTCTGTGAAGCTGAAGTGAGCAGACCAAGTGGTGGAACTACAGTCACTGTGTGTAATCTGTTCCATCAGTTACCGGTGAGGAGAAAGTGTATGGATCCTGTGTTGGAATTTGAGAGAGTGAGACAGAAAGTAGAGGCTATTTCGCTGATGCATCCCTCTGTTTCACTTTCTTTAAGGAACGACTCTTCTTGTTCTATGGTGCTTCAGCTCCCTAAAACAAGAGATGTATACTCTCGGTTTTGTCAAATTTATGGACTGGGCAGATCACAAAAGTTACGAGAAATAAATCATAAGTCTGGGGGATTTGGGCTAAGTGGTTATATCAGTATTGAAGGACATTACAACAAGAATATGCAGTTCTTGTATGTGAATAGAAGGCTTGTTTTAAAGACAAGACTACATAAACTAATTgattttttattaagaaaagaaagtgtcatTTGCAAGGCAAAAAGTGGCCCTGCGAGCAGACAGGCTAGTTCAAGTCCTGGTCGCCATCGTTGTGGCCCAGAGTTGTATGGCATCTTTATTCTCAATGTGACCTGTGCGTTCAATGACTATGATGTGTGTCTGGAACCTGCAAAGACTTTAATTGAGTTCCAGAACTGGGATGTTCTTCTAACATGCATAGAGGAAggagtgaaaatatttttgaaacgAGAACATTTATTTATTGAACCGTGTAGTGAGGACATCAGAGAATTTAATGAAGATAATGACTTTCGTTTGTATAACGCTCCAGTTCTGAAGCCCTCACTCTCTGACGAGAAGAGCATCCAAGACAGTTTTAAGAAAGCATGTGATGAAATTGTGGATTCCTATGAAATGTGTAATGTGCAATCAAAAGATGTCAAAAGGAAATCCATGACTGCAAAAAAATCTTCGAATCTTATTGAGTCAAATAAAAATCTAGAGGAAACTGAAATCACCCCACATCAGAAGATTGCTGAACCATCTGATCCATGTAGAAACAACAGAGTGGAGATTCCACTGCCCAGCAAAGATGACACAGCTTCTGATTTCATTATATCAGAGATCTCAGAGCAGGAGCCAAAAGACACCAACAGTTCCCAAAAAGCATCTGATACTCATCTGAAACCTTCAGAAAATCTTTGTTCCTCTTTTAGTGGAGGGGCCAgatcagaaacaagaaaaatagaCAGATGTGACCTGCAGCATTGTGCAGAGAATTACATAAAAGATATGGGAAGCCAGCAAGGCAAAGTAGTGCAGAAAAGCAACACAGTCCATATCTTAAATAATGATGTTATTCAATCGCGGTCTGAGAGAGAAGACCCTACCGAAACAGCAATGGGACCTGAAACTGTCGCTGGAAGTTCATTGATGGGACTATGTAATGCAAGAAGAGGAGACAGGGAAACAGCTGAAGTGATAGATGATGCTGGAAGAGGGGCTGTTATTTCAATGCCGTTAAAATTGTGCTCTACAGGCCTTATAACACGTGTTATGCAAAATGAGCCCCCATATGaatgtgaaaaaacagaaacaaatcttGCATTAAACATGCAGTGTAGAGCTGGCCCTGTCAATGACAAGGATATTTTTGGCCACAGAATAAATTTTCCGATTCAGTCTTTAAATGCTAAGGATATTTCCAGTAATACAAATAAAGAATACACACCTCCTTACACCAGAGAAGTATGCATGGTTGATGGTGATGAGTGGTTAGAGAACAAAACTTTGTCAGATCAAGTGAGTGAGGAGATAGTTATGCCTATTGCCACCAGTAAAAGACATTATGAGACAATGAATGTTACAGAATTGCCGCTGGCAACTTCTTCAGGTATTCCTCACCATGAAGTTATAAAAAGCACTAGAAGACAAATAGCTGTGCCAAGATCTCAGCCTTCTAAGAAGCTGAGCTTGTACACACAGCTAGGTTCGTTAGAAAAGTTCAGGAGATACTATGGGAGAGTCAAGTGCACAATACCAACACCGTTGTCAGAGAGGAGAGAATTTGGTCTCCCGGTTTTTAATTCACAAGCTAATTGTGACTTTTCAAAGGATGAGAATGACAATCATGGTAGCTTGAGCACTTGTGAAACTCTGACTTTGGAAGGTACAGATTCTAATAATTGTAGCCAAGTTTTTGGTTCTTTGGAAGAGACTTCACTCTGCAGTGGAGAAACTTCACAGGACAAACAAGCCCTTTGTAAGAGTCCTTTGGCGTTGTCTGATTACTCTCAGgttagtaaaataaatataagtTGTAAAAGATCTCCAGGATCATTATCATCCAAACTGTCCAGAATGAAAAGTGACCACAAAGAAGTAGAGCAACTTGGTGAACAATTCCAAACAGATTCAAGTAGAAAAGATGACTACTCTTTTGATCTCGAATCTTCAAATAATGATTTTTTGTACAGTGCTTGTCAAACATATAAATCCTCAatgggaaaaatgaaggaatgTAATTACAGCATTTCTAAGGGGGGTGCATGGTGTCAATCAGATGGTACGAGAGCAGAGTCCATGAAAAGTACTGTCAGCCCATCACCACTCAGCAGCGTAGAAGGGGAGTATACAGTCTCTTCAAGCAGTGTTTTATCATTACCTGCTAAAAAGGATTGTTCTAACATCACCTGTAGAGATAAAAGTACATTAGATGAATCCTCAGAACAAAATCTGAAAGATACTGAGGTTCCCCATATGACCTTCCTAAGTAACTTGGAATTCTCTGCAGACAACACAAGCACAGGCAATCCCAGGAATGATTTGTGGTGTTCTGACTGGCTGCAAGATTTTGATGTTTCATCGGGTAAGACAATATACATCAATAAAGCAACTGGACTGAGCATGTACCACACTCCTCCTACTGAAGGATTTCAAGCTGCCTGCATTCAAGATATAACAACAACGGCCGTGAATGTTGTCTCAGAGAATGG comes from Haliaeetus albicilla chromosome 5, bHalAlb1.1, whole genome shotgun sequence and encodes:
- the MLH3 gene encoding DNA mismatch repair protein Mlh3 isoform X2 yields the protein MIKCLVEDVQARLRSGVTINSLGQCVEELVLNSIDAKATCVAVRVDLEAFKIQVVDNGSGMGREDLNAMGKRYFTSKCSSVGDLENLMFYGFRGEAVASIANMASIVEVSSKTSRTAKTFVKLFHNGQALEVCEAEVSRPSGGTTVTVCNLFHQLPVRRKCMDPVLEFERVRQKVEAISLMHPSVSLSLRNDSSCSMVLQLPKTRDVYSRFCQIYGLGRSQKLREINHKSGGFGLSGYISIEGHYNKNMQFLYVNRRLVLKTRLHKLIDFLLRKESVICKAKSGPASRQASSSPGRHRCGPELYGIFILNVTCAFNDYDVCLEPAKTLIEFQNWDVLLTCIEEGVKIFLKREHLFIEPCSEDIREFNEDNDFRLYNAPVLKPSLSDEKSIQDSFKKACDEIVDSYEMCNVQSKDVKRKSMTAKKSSNLIESNKNLEETEITPHQKIAEPSDPCRNNRVEIPLPSKDDTASDFIISEISEQEPKDTNSSQKASDTHLKPSENLCSSFSGGARSETRKIDRCDLQHCAENYIKDMGSQQGKVVQKSNTVHILNNDVIQSRSEREDPTETAMGPETVAGSSLMGLCNARRGDRETAEVIDDAGRGAVISMPLKLCSTGLITRVMQNEPPYECEKTETNLALNMQCRAGPVNDKDIFGHRINFPIQSLNAKDISSNTNKEYTPPYTREVCMVDGDEWLENKTLSDQVSEEIVMPIATSKRHYETMNVTELPLATSSGIPHHEVIKSTRRQIAVPRSQPSKKLSLYTQLGSLEKFRRYYGRVKCTIPTPLSERREFGLPVFNSQANCDFSKDENDNHGSLSTCETLTLEGTDSNNCSQVFGSLEETSLCSGETSQDKQALCKSPLALSDYSQVSKINISCKRSPGSLSSKLSRMKSDHKEVEQLGEQFQTDSSRKDDYSFDLESSNNDFLYSACQTYKSSMGKMKECNYSISKGGAWCQSDGTRAESMKSTVSPSPLSSVEGEYTVSSSSVLSLPAKKDCSNITCRDKSTLDESSEQNLKDTEVPHMTFLSNLEFSADNTSTGNPRNDLWCSDWLQDFDVSSGKTIYINKATGLSMYHTPPTEGFQAACIQDITTTAVNVVSENDAEGESLQSLLSEWDNPVFVPCPEIAVDATSSQADNLAVKIHNILYPYRFTKDMVRSMQVLQQVDNKFIACLINTRNEMDKKADGNLLILVDQHAAHERIRLEQLIADSYEKEAAACGKKKLLSSSISPPLEIEVTEEQRRFLRCCYKNLEDLGLELSFPETNSSLILVRKVPLCFIEREANELRRKRQPVTKSIVEELIQEQVELVQTTGGGARGTLPLTFLKVLASQACHGAIKFNERLTVEESCRLIEALSSCQLPFQCAHGRPSMMPLADIDHLQQEKQPKPNLARLRKMARAWHLFGKKKTLIKKS
- the MLH3 gene encoding DNA mismatch repair protein Mlh3 isoform X3 codes for the protein MIKCLVEDVQARLRSGVTINSLGQCVEELVLNSIDAKATCVAVRVDLEAFKIQVVDNGSGMGREDLNAMGKRYFTSKCSSVGDLENLMFYGFRGEAVASIANMASIVEVSSKTSRTAKTFVKLFHNGQALEVCEAEVSRPSGGTTVTVCNLFHQLPVRRKCMDPVLEFERVRQKVEAISLMHPSVSLSLRNDSSCSMVLQLPKTRDVYSRFCQIYGLGRSQKLREINHKSGGFGLSGYISIEGHYNKNMQFLYVNRRLVLKTRLHKLIDFLLRKESVICKAKSGPASRQASSSPGRHRCGPELYGIFILNVTCAFNDYDVCLEPAKTLIEFQNWDVLLTCIEEGVKIFLKREHLFIEPCSEDIREFNEDNDFRLYNAPVLKPSLSDEKSIQDSFKKACDEIVDSYEMCNVQSKDVKRKSMTAKKSSNLIESNKNLEETEITPHQKIAEPSDPCRNNRVEIPLPSKDDTASDFIISEISEQEPKDTNSSQKASDTHLKPSENLCSSFSGGARSETRKIDRCDLQHCAENYIKDMGSQQGKVVQKSNTVHILNNDVIQSRSEREDPTETAMGPETVAGSSLMGLCNARRGDRETAEVIDDAGRGAVISMPLKLCSTGLITRVMQNEPPYECEKTETNLALNMQCRAGPVNDKDIFGHRINFPIQSLNAKDISSNTNKEYTPPYTREVCMVDGDEWLENKTLSDQVSEEIVMPIATSKRHYETMNVTELPLATSSGIPHHEVIKSTRRQIAVPRSQPSKKLSLYTQLGSLEKFRRYYGRVKCTIPTPLSERREFGLPVFNSQANCDFSKDENDNHGSLSTCETLTLEGTDSNNCSQVFGSLEETSLCSGETSQDKQALCKSPLALSDYSQVSKINISCKRSPGSLSSKLSRMKSDHKEVEQLGEQFQTDSSRKDDYSFDLESSNNDFLYSACQTYKSSMGKMKECNYSISKGGAWCQSDGTRAESMKSTVSPSPLSSVEGEYTVSSSSVLSLPAKKDCSNITCRDKSTLDESSEQNLKDTEVPHMTFLSNLEFSADNTSTGNPRNDLWCSDWLQDFDVSSGKTIYINKATGLSMYHTPPTEGFQAACIQDITTTAVNVVSENGIQFRCHPFRSEIVLPFLPRPRKEKTLASQDLRDAEGESLQSLLSEWDNPVFVPCPEIAVDATSSQADNLAVKIHNILYPYRFTKDMVRSMQVLQQVDNKFIACLINTRNEMDKKADGNLLILVDQHAAHERIRLEQLIADSYEKEAAACGKKKLLSSSISPPLEIEVTEEQRRFLRCCYKNLEDLGLELSFPETNSSLILVRKVPLCFIEREANELRRKRQPVTKSIVEELIQEQVEELLSLMSV
- the MLH3 gene encoding DNA mismatch repair protein Mlh3 isoform X1 codes for the protein MIKCLVEDVQARLRSGVTINSLGQCVEELVLNSIDAKATCVAVRVDLEAFKIQVVDNGSGMGREDLNAMGKRYFTSKCSSVGDLENLMFYGFRGEAVASIANMASIVEVSSKTSRTAKTFVKLFHNGQALEVCEAEVSRPSGGTTVTVCNLFHQLPVRRKCMDPVLEFERVRQKVEAISLMHPSVSLSLRNDSSCSMVLQLPKTRDVYSRFCQIYGLGRSQKLREINHKSGGFGLSGYISIEGHYNKNMQFLYVNRRLVLKTRLHKLIDFLLRKESVICKAKSGPASRQASSSPGRHRCGPELYGIFILNVTCAFNDYDVCLEPAKTLIEFQNWDVLLTCIEEGVKIFLKREHLFIEPCSEDIREFNEDNDFRLYNAPVLKPSLSDEKSIQDSFKKACDEIVDSYEMCNVQSKDVKRKSMTAKKSSNLIESNKNLEETEITPHQKIAEPSDPCRNNRVEIPLPSKDDTASDFIISEISEQEPKDTNSSQKASDTHLKPSENLCSSFSGGARSETRKIDRCDLQHCAENYIKDMGSQQGKVVQKSNTVHILNNDVIQSRSEREDPTETAMGPETVAGSSLMGLCNARRGDRETAEVIDDAGRGAVISMPLKLCSTGLITRVMQNEPPYECEKTETNLALNMQCRAGPVNDKDIFGHRINFPIQSLNAKDISSNTNKEYTPPYTREVCMVDGDEWLENKTLSDQVSEEIVMPIATSKRHYETMNVTELPLATSSGIPHHEVIKSTRRQIAVPRSQPSKKLSLYTQLGSLEKFRRYYGRVKCTIPTPLSERREFGLPVFNSQANCDFSKDENDNHGSLSTCETLTLEGTDSNNCSQVFGSLEETSLCSGETSQDKQALCKSPLALSDYSQVSKINISCKRSPGSLSSKLSRMKSDHKEVEQLGEQFQTDSSRKDDYSFDLESSNNDFLYSACQTYKSSMGKMKECNYSISKGGAWCQSDGTRAESMKSTVSPSPLSSVEGEYTVSSSSVLSLPAKKDCSNITCRDKSTLDESSEQNLKDTEVPHMTFLSNLEFSADNTSTGNPRNDLWCSDWLQDFDVSSGKTIYINKATGLSMYHTPPTEGFQAACIQDITTTAVNVVSENGIQFRCHPFRSEIVLPFLPRPRKEKTLASQDLRDAEGESLQSLLSEWDNPVFVPCPEIAVDATSSQADNLAVKIHNILYPYRFTKDMVRSMQVLQQVDNKFIACLINTRNEMDKKADGNLLILVDQHAAHERIRLEQLIADSYEKEAAACGKKKLLSSSISPPLEIEVTEEQRRFLRCCYKNLEDLGLELSFPETNSSLILVRKVPLCFIEREANELRRKRQPVTKSIVEELIQEQVELVQTTGGGARGTLPLTFLKVLASQACHGAIKFNERLTVEESCRLIEALSSCQLPFQCAHGRPSMMPLADIDHLQQEKQPKPNLARLRKMARAWHLFGKKKTLIKKS